Proteins encoded within one genomic window of Streptomyces taklimakanensis:
- the cobT gene encoding nicotinate-nucleotide--dimethylbenzimidazole phosphoribosyltransferase, producing the protein MTDTGQVPGEGLPENAGGQSERPEAQAPGAYTFAGPVEGVAASDEDDLLLPGSQGAWSEASATAQHTSHPAASASGQYGPAGAQHPLSSARRPTHVQGPYSTPTPPRPPHLGPPVPEQSGAVRSLADRGPTPVAPVAPTGPAPTPPQGTPVRQPGPPTTGPEYFDVAPEEPPASAPADDAGQAHRTPPPGQRTDALPAEPAQADAWAPQAPAGQPTHDPAQVHAQAPAGAPEGHVEQLPAPDLAADGATPVAEAPVTEVPAAEAPVAEVPAAGVPVTGPGGEAAPAEAPHEPVPAPVAEPSVEAVGESPVEIAGAAVPVEPAEPAEPVVEAAPAAVAPEAPTAPEEEAPADAPGEEAARTPEPVEPAVPVEPAVPVEPAEPVVEAAPTAVAPEAAPAPVEAEGTGEAVAASEQQLAVTSVPGAGPQVMEAVAVPASAPAPTETAEAAAPAPAEAAPEPEVPETPAEAPEASGTPQDAPADAPPAQEAPAAEPAADGTPARDAEPAEADSRDGGDGAAASEAPASDGTPAPGEEPAPARPDKGPAPGYGEAERETLHRLMRERRDIRNGFRPDPIPHEVLLRVLEAAHTAPSVGHSQPWDFVVIRSEETRRTMHELAMRQREAYARSLPKARARQFKELKVEAILDTPVNIVVTADPTRGGRHTLGRHTQPQMAPYSSALAVENLWLAARAEGLGVGWVSFFDEREMVRVLGLPEHLEVVAYLCIGYVDAFPEEPELVQAGWSKRRPLSWVVHEEAYGRRVLPGAEEPHDLLTETLAGIRPLDAKALGEAWERQKRMTKPSGALGMLEIISAQLSGLARRCPPPIPEPAAVAVFAGDHGVHAQGVTPWPQEVTAQMVANFLSGGAVCNAFANQVGAEVCVVDVGVAGDLPATPGLLPRKVRPGTADFTVGPALTREEVQRAVEVGIETARDLVAAGNKALLTGEMGIANTTVSAALISVFTGADPSEVTGRGTGVNDETHAHKVDVVRRALEVHRPDPSDPLGVLAAVGGLEHAAMTGLILGGASLRTPVILDGVSAGAAALVARAIAPEALAACIAGHRSAEPGHVAALTKLGLRPLIDLDLRLGEGTGALLALPVVQSAARAMHEVATFDSAGVTEKD; encoded by the coding sequence ATGACTGACACCGGCCAGGTCCCGGGCGAGGGACTGCCGGAGAACGCAGGCGGACAGTCGGAGCGGCCGGAGGCGCAGGCCCCCGGCGCCTACACCTTCGCGGGCCCGGTGGAGGGCGTGGCGGCGAGCGACGAGGACGACCTCCTGCTGCCCGGTTCCCAGGGCGCGTGGAGCGAGGCCTCGGCGACCGCCCAGCACACGTCCCACCCGGCCGCTTCCGCGTCCGGGCAGTACGGACCGGCCGGAGCGCAGCACCCCCTGTCGTCCGCGCGGCGACCGACCCACGTCCAGGGGCCGTACTCCACGCCGACGCCGCCCCGACCGCCGCATCTGGGCCCGCCCGTACCGGAGCAGTCCGGCGCGGTGCGCTCGCTCGCCGACCGCGGCCCCACCCCGGTCGCGCCGGTCGCGCCCACCGGCCCGGCGCCCACGCCCCCGCAGGGGACGCCCGTGCGACAGCCGGGTCCGCCCACCACGGGCCCCGAGTACTTCGACGTCGCCCCCGAGGAGCCCCCGGCGTCCGCCCCGGCGGACGACGCGGGGCAGGCCCACCGGACACCGCCGCCCGGACAGCGGACCGACGCGCTGCCGGCGGAGCCCGCTCAGGCGGACGCCTGGGCGCCGCAGGCCCCGGCCGGACAACCGACGCACGACCCTGCCCAGGTCCACGCCCAGGCGCCTGCCGGGGCGCCCGAGGGGCACGTCGAGCAGTTGCCCGCTCCCGACCTCGCGGCGGACGGTGCGACACCCGTCGCCGAGGCACCCGTCACCGAGGTTCCCGCTGCCGAGGCGCCCGTTGCCGAGGTTCCCGCTGCCGGGGTTCCCGTCACCGGGCCCGGGGGCGAGGCGGCACCGGCAGAGGCGCCCCACGAGCCCGTCCCGGCGCCCGTGGCGGAGCCCTCCGTCGAGGCCGTCGGCGAGAGCCCGGTGGAGATTGCCGGGGCCGCCGTGCCGGTCGAGCCCGCCGAACCCGCCGAGCCGGTCGTGGAGGCCGCTCCGGCGGCCGTCGCTCCCGAGGCACCCACGGCCCCCGAGGAGGAGGCGCCTGCCGACGCCCCCGGCGAGGAAGCGGCGAGGACACCCGAGCCGGTCGAGCCCGCCGTGCCGGTCGAGCCCGCCGTGCCGGTCGAGCCGGCCGAGCCGGTCGTGGAGGCCGCTCCGACGGCCGTCGCTCCCGAGGCGGCGCCCGCGCCGGTGGAGGCGGAGGGGACCGGAGAGGCCGTCGCGGCCTCCGAACAGCAACTCGCCGTGACGTCGGTGCCCGGCGCCGGGCCCCAGGTGATGGAGGCCGTGGCGGTCCCCGCGTCCGCTCCCGCGCCCACCGAAACCGCCGAGGCGGCCGCGCCCGCTCCGGCGGAAGCCGCCCCGGAGCCCGAGGTTCCGGAGACGCCGGCGGAGGCGCCGGAGGCGTCAGGGACCCCGCAGGACGCGCCGGCCGACGCGCCGCCCGCCCAGGAGGCACCGGCGGCGGAACCAGCGGCCGACGGGACGCCCGCGCGGGACGCCGAGCCCGCCGAGGCGGACTCCCGGGACGGAGGGGACGGCGCCGCCGCCTCCGAGGCCCCCGCTTCGGACGGGACTCCCGCGCCGGGGGAGGAGCCCGCCCCGGCTCGCCCGGACAAGGGGCCCGCCCCCGGCTACGGCGAGGCCGAGCGCGAGACCCTGCACCGTCTGATGCGCGAGCGTCGCGACATCCGCAACGGTTTCCGCCCCGACCCGATCCCGCACGAGGTGCTGTTGCGCGTCCTGGAGGCGGCCCACACCGCCCCCAGCGTCGGCCACTCCCAGCCGTGGGACTTCGTCGTCATCCGTTCCGAGGAGACCCGGCGCACGATGCACGAGCTGGCCATGCGCCAGCGCGAGGCGTACGCCAGGTCGTTGCCCAAGGCCCGCGCCCGGCAGTTCAAGGAGCTGAAGGTCGAGGCGATCCTCGACACCCCGGTCAACATCGTCGTCACCGCCGATCCCACCCGGGGCGGTCGCCACACCCTCGGCCGCCACACCCAGCCGCAGATGGCCCCGTACTCCTCCGCGCTCGCCGTGGAGAACCTGTGGCTCGCCGCCCGCGCCGAGGGCCTGGGAGTGGGCTGGGTCAGCTTCTTCGACGAGCGGGAGATGGTCCGGGTGCTCGGCCTGCCCGAACACCTGGAGGTCGTCGCCTACCTGTGCATCGGGTACGTCGACGCCTTCCCGGAGGAACCGGAGCTGGTGCAGGCGGGCTGGTCCAAGCGGCGTCCGCTGTCGTGGGTGGTCCACGAGGAGGCCTACGGCCGTCGCGTCCTGCCCGGCGCGGAGGAGCCGCACGACCTGCTCACCGAGACCCTGGCGGGCATCCGTCCGCTGGACGCCAAGGCGTTGGGCGAGGCGTGGGAGCGGCAGAAGCGGATGACCAAACCGTCCGGCGCGCTGGGCATGTTGGAGATCATCTCCGCCCAGCTCAGCGGCCTGGCCCGGCGGTGCCCCCCGCCGATCCCCGAGCCCGCGGCCGTCGCCGTCTTCGCCGGGGACCACGGGGTGCACGCCCAGGGGGTCACTCCCTGGCCGCAGGAGGTCACGGCGCAGATGGTCGCCAACTTCCTCTCCGGTGGCGCGGTCTGCAACGCCTTCGCGAACCAGGTCGGCGCCGAGGTCTGCGTGGTCGACGTGGGAGTGGCGGGCGACCTGCCGGCCACCCCGGGGCTGTTGCCGCGCAAGGTGCGTCCCGGCACGGCGGACTTCACCGTCGGCCCGGCGCTCACCCGCGAGGAGGTGCAGCGCGCGGTCGAGGTGGGCATCGAGACGGCCCGCGACCTGGTGGCGGCGGGCAACAAGGCGTTGCTCACCGGTGAGATGGGCATCGCCAACACCACCGTCTCGGCGGCGTTGATCTCCGTCTTCACGGGGGCCGACCCGTCCGAGGTCACCGGCCGGGGCACCGGCGTGAACGACGAGACACACGCACACAAGGTCGACGTCGTGCGCCGCGCCCTGGAGGTGCACCGGCCCGACCCCTCCGATCCCCTGGGCGTCCTCGCCGCCGTCGGCGGCCTGGAGCACGCCGCGATGACGGGGCTGATCCTGGGCGGCGCCTCGCTGCGCACCCCGGTGATCCTCGACGGCGTGAGCGCGGGGGCGGCGGCACTGGTCGCCCGGGCCATCGCCCCGGAGGCCCTGGCGGCCTGCATCGCGGGCCACCGCAGCGCGGAGCCCGGCCATGTCGCCGCGCTGACCAAGCTGGGTCTGCGTCCGCTGATCGACCTCGACCTCAGGCTCGGTGAGGGCACGGGGGCGCTGTTGGCGCTGCCGGTGGTGCAGAGCGCCGCCCGCGCCATGCACGAGGTCGCCACCTTCGACTCGGCGGGCGTCACGGAGAAGGACTGA
- the cbiE gene encoding precorrin-6y C5,15-methyltransferase (decarboxylating) subunit CbiE: MADRVTVIGWDGSPLTEAARSALGAATLVAGAAHHLVLPEVPSGAEHIRLGSVASAARRIAGHRGTAVVLADGDPGFFGVVRALRAPEYGLEVEVVPAVSSVAAAFARAGMPWDDARVVVAHGRTLRRAVNVCRAHPKVAVLTSPGAGPAELALLLEGVHRTFVICEALGTERERVTVLTSDKVADHVWRDPNVVIVVGGGGAGGEPAAARGGWLAGHGPDFPSAVRGWALPAAEYTGRDPAVPSGEGRDSAQLRAAQLARLGPRPGDLLWDVGAGSGAVAVEAARFGAAVLAVERDASACARMTAAARRFGVQLQVVHGIAPLALEDLPEPDVVRVGGGGVRTVAACADRRPERIVTHAATRDEAEAVGRVLSEAGYAVECALLQSVELDTRAWAERERSVVFLLSGSRM, translated from the coding sequence ATGGCCGACCGTGTCACCGTGATCGGGTGGGACGGCTCCCCGCTGACCGAGGCCGCCCGGTCCGCCCTCGGCGCGGCCACCCTCGTCGCCGGCGCCGCCCACCACCTGGTCCTGCCCGAGGTCCCGTCCGGTGCCGAGCACATCCGCCTGGGCAGCGTGGCGTCGGCCGCCCGCCGCATCGCCGGACACCGCGGCACCGCGGTCGTCCTCGCCGACGGCGACCCCGGTTTCTTCGGTGTCGTCCGCGCCCTGCGCGCGCCCGAGTACGGCCTGGAGGTCGAGGTCGTGCCCGCGGTCTCCTCCGTCGCCGCCGCGTTCGCCCGTGCCGGGATGCCCTGGGACGACGCCCGCGTCGTCGTCGCCCACGGCCGTACCCTGCGCCGTGCCGTCAACGTCTGCCGCGCGCACCCCAAGGTCGCCGTCCTCACCTCGCCCGGCGCCGGTCCGGCCGAACTCGCCCTGCTGCTGGAGGGGGTGCACCGCACCTTCGTCATCTGTGAGGCGCTGGGCACCGAACGCGAGCGGGTCACCGTCCTGACCTCCGACAAGGTCGCGGACCACGTCTGGCGCGACCCCAACGTCGTGATCGTCGTGGGCGGCGGGGGAGCCGGGGGCGAGCCGGCTGCCGCCCGGGGCGGCTGGCTGGCCGGGCACGGGCCGGACTTCCCCTCCGCCGTGCGCGGCTGGGCTCTGCCGGCCGCCGAGTACACCGGGCGGGATCCCGCCGTGCCGTCGGGGGAGGGGCGGGACTCGGCGCAACTGCGCGCGGCCCAGCTCGCCCGGCTCGGGCCCCGGCCCGGCGACCTGCTGTGGGACGTCGGCGCGGGCAGCGGTGCCGTCGCCGTGGAGGCCGCCCGCTTCGGCGCGGCCGTCCTGGCCGTCGAGCGCGACGCGTCCGCGTGCGCCCGGATGACGGCCGCCGCGCGGCGCTTCGGTGTCCAACTCCAGGTGGTGCACGGAATAGCGCCTCTGGCCCTGGAGGACCTTCCCGAACCCGATGTGGTGCGCGTCGGCGGCGGGGGAGTGCGCACGGTCGCCGCGTGCGCCGATCGCAGGCCCGAGCGGATCGTCACCCACGCCGCCACCCGGGACGAGGCCGAGGCCGTCGGAAGGGTGCTCTCGGAGGCCGGATACGCCGTCGAGTGCGCGCTGCTGCAGTCCGTGGAGCTGGACACCCGGGCCTGGGCGGAGCGGGAGCGCTCGGTCGTCTTCCTGCTGTCCGGCAGCCGGATGTGA
- a CDS encoding GNAT family N-acetyltransferase, producing the protein MTSNFPETTISTERLVLRPLEEADIPAFAEMMNDELVTAWTSVPVPYTEEDAREWITRGAPAERDEGRGIVFAVTEFLTQRLVGTVHLRGADWRARSVEAAYVTAPWARGEGYAAESLLAAAHWLFRDRGFERLEIRTAAGNTASQQVAQKVGCVSEGVLRNAWIARTRTEDGGWTDIRTDLIVWSLLPEDLDGDPGDPAGTDGYATYPEWR; encoded by the coding sequence ATGACATCCAACTTCCCGGAGACCACGATCAGTACGGAGCGGCTCGTGCTGCGGCCTCTCGAGGAGGCGGACATCCCCGCGTTCGCGGAGATGATGAACGACGAGCTGGTCACCGCGTGGACCTCCGTGCCCGTCCCCTACACCGAGGAGGACGCCCGGGAGTGGATCACCCGCGGGGCCCCCGCGGAACGCGACGAGGGGCGCGGGATCGTCTTCGCCGTCACCGAGTTCCTCACCCAACGCCTGGTCGGCACCGTTCACCTGCGCGGAGCCGACTGGCGGGCGCGGTCCGTCGAGGCGGCCTACGTGACCGCCCCCTGGGCGCGCGGCGAGGGGTACGCCGCGGAGTCGCTGCTGGCCGCGGCCCACTGGCTGTTCCGGGACCGGGGGTTCGAGCGGCTGGAGATCCGCACCGCCGCCGGCAACACGGCCTCCCAGCAGGTCGCCCAGAAGGTCGGCTGCGTGAGCGAGGGCGTGCTGCGCAACGCCTGGATAGCCCGCACCCGCACCGAGGACGGCGGCTGGACCGACATCCGCACCGACCTGATCGTGTGGAGCCTCCTGCCGGAGGACCTGGACGGCGACCCCGGGGACCCGGCCGGGACCGACGGCTACGCGACCTACCCGGAGTGGCGCTGA
- a CDS encoding MetQ/NlpA family ABC transporter substrate-binding protein — translation MRTVTKSTVTFAATAALALGLAGCGTDSDPAASGGSKDADAPLTVAASPTPHADILGFVRDNLAEEAGLKLEIREFTDYVLPNTATENGEVDANYFQHKPYLDDVNAKQGTHLVPVVGVHLEPLGLYSSTLKKASDLGAGDTVAVPNDTTNEGRALKLLDDHGLIELKEGAGQDATLADIADAKGLKFKELEAAALPRSLEDVDAAVVNGNYAIEADLEPSKDALALEEAEGNPYVNLLVVKEGNEDDPRVRKLAELLTSKEVAEFIEDEYRGSVVAAPDADAS, via the coding sequence GTGCGCACCGTCACCAAGTCCACCGTCACCTTCGCGGCCACCGCCGCCCTCGCCCTCGGCCTGGCCGGCTGCGGCACCGACTCCGACCCCGCCGCCTCCGGCGGCTCGAAGGACGCCGACGCACCGCTGACCGTCGCGGCCTCCCCGACCCCGCACGCCGACATCCTGGGCTTCGTCAGGGACAACCTGGCCGAGGAGGCCGGTCTGAAGCTGGAGATCAGGGAGTTCACCGACTACGTGCTCCCCAACACGGCCACCGAGAACGGCGAGGTCGACGCCAACTACTTCCAGCACAAGCCCTACCTGGACGACGTCAACGCCAAGCAGGGCACCCACCTGGTGCCCGTGGTGGGCGTGCACCTGGAGCCGCTGGGGCTGTACTCCTCCACCCTGAAGAAGGCCTCCGACCTCGGGGCCGGCGACACCGTCGCGGTGCCCAACGACACCACCAACGAGGGCCGCGCCCTGAAGCTCCTGGACGACCACGGCCTGATCGAGCTGAAGGAGGGCGCCGGGCAGGACGCCACCCTGGCCGACATAGCCGACGCCAAGGGGCTGAAGTTCAAGGAGCTGGAGGCCGCCGCGCTGCCCCGTTCCCTGGAGGACGTGGACGCCGCCGTCGTCAACGGCAACTACGCCATCGAGGCCGACCTGGAGCCCTCGAAGGACGCCTTGGCCCTGGAGGAGGCCGAGGGCAACCCCTACGTCAACCTCCTGGTGGTCAAGGAGGGCAACGAGGACGACCCGCGGGTGAGGAAGCTCGCCGAGCTCCTGACCTCGAAGGAGGTCGCCGAGTTCATCGAGGACGAGTACCGGGGTTCGGTCGTGGCCGCCCCGGACGCCGACGCCTCCTGA
- a CDS encoding methionine ABC transporter permease, which yields MTWDEMQPILIQGTIDTLYMVGWSALVTVLGGLPLGVLLVLTDRGGLLANRAVNKAVGTVVNVGRSLPFIVLVVALIPFTRLLVGTSIGPTAAVVPLSIGAIPFFARLVETSVREVDHGLVEAVLSMGGGTGTVVFKALLPQSLPSLVGGLTTTVITLVGYSAMAGAVGAEGLGSKAITYGYQRFETGFMIATVVVLLVIVTVVQLLGDGVVRLLSRRERTAS from the coding sequence ATGACCTGGGACGAGATGCAGCCCATCCTCATCCAGGGCACCATCGACACGCTCTACATGGTCGGCTGGTCCGCCCTCGTCACCGTCCTGGGCGGACTTCCGCTGGGCGTGCTGCTGGTGCTCACCGACCGCGGCGGGCTGCTGGCGAACAGGGCGGTCAACAAGGCCGTCGGTACCGTGGTCAACGTGGGGCGCTCCCTGCCGTTCATCGTCCTCGTCGTCGCCCTGATCCCCTTCACCCGCCTGCTGGTCGGCACCTCCATCGGACCGACGGCCGCCGTGGTGCCGCTCTCCATCGGCGCCATCCCCTTCTTCGCACGGCTGGTGGAGACCTCCGTGCGCGAGGTGGACCACGGGCTGGTCGAGGCCGTGCTGTCCATGGGCGGCGGCACCGGCACGGTCGTGTTCAAGGCGCTGCTGCCCCAGTCGCTGCCGTCCCTCGTGGGCGGCCTGACCACCACCGTCATCACCCTCGTCGGCTACTCCGCGATGGCCGGCGCGGTGGGTGCCGAAGGGCTGGGCAGCAAGGCCATCACCTACGGCTACCAGCGCTTCGAGACCGGTTTCATGATCGCCACAGTCGTGGTGCTGCTCGTCATCGTCACCGTCGTACAGCTTCTGGGCGACGGAGTGGTGCGCCTGCTCTCCCGCCGGGAGCGCACCGCCTCCTGA
- a CDS encoding ATP-binding cassette domain-containing protein, translating to MITTTGLTKVYRSRGREVTALDGVDLHVREGEVFGVVGRSGAGKSSLIRCVNLLERPTSGSVVVDGRDLTALAGRGPRAGAELRRARSRIGMVFQHFNLLSSRTVQGNVELPLEILGVPGRERARKARELLGLVGLADHARSWPARLSGGQKQRVGIARALAGDPKVLLSDEATSALDPETTRSVLDLLRDLNRQLGLTVLLITHEMDVVKTVCDSAALMRDGKVVESGTVSDLLATPGSELARELFPLGGRSRDRGGADEERTVVDVTFHGESTTRPLISRLSRTYGVDVSILGAAMDTIGGRQVGRMRIELPGRFEDNAVPIGFLREHGLTVEAAETVAEATETVKDPR from the coding sequence GTGATCACCACCACGGGACTCACCAAGGTCTACCGATCCCGCGGCCGCGAGGTGACGGCCCTCGACGGTGTCGACCTCCACGTCCGCGAGGGCGAGGTCTTCGGCGTCGTCGGCCGCAGCGGCGCGGGCAAGTCCTCCCTCATCCGCTGCGTCAACCTGCTGGAACGGCCCACCTCCGGCTCGGTCGTCGTCGACGGTCGGGACCTCACCGCCCTGGCCGGCCGCGGACCACGGGCCGGGGCCGAACTGCGCCGGGCGCGCAGCCGCATCGGCATGGTCTTCCAGCACTTCAACCTGCTGTCCTCCCGGACCGTCCAGGGCAACGTCGAACTGCCCCTGGAGATCCTGGGCGTGCCCGGCCGCGAGCGCGCCCGCAAGGCCCGGGAACTGCTCGGTCTGGTCGGCCTCGCCGACCACGCCCGCTCCTGGCCCGCCCGGCTCTCGGGCGGGCAGAAACAGCGCGTCGGCATCGCCCGCGCCCTGGCCGGGGACCCCAAGGTGTTGCTCTCGGACGAGGCCACCTCCGCCCTCGACCCCGAGACGACCCGCTCCGTCCTGGACCTGTTGCGCGACCTCAACCGGCAGCTCGGCCTGACCGTGCTGCTGATCACCCACGAGATGGACGTCGTCAAGACCGTCTGCGACTCGGCGGCGCTGATGCGCGACGGGAAGGTCGTGGAGTCCGGGACCGTCTCCGACCTGTTGGCCACCCCCGGCTCGGAGCTGGCCCGCGAACTGTTCCCCCTCGGCGGACGGTCCCGGGACCGGGGCGGCGCCGACGAGGAGCGCACCGTCGTGGACGTCACCTTCCACGGGGAGAGCACCACCCGGCCGCTCATCTCCAGACTCTCGCGCACCTACGGGGTCGACGTGTCGATCCTCGGTGCGGCCATGGACACCATCGGGGGCCGTCAGGTCGGCCGGATGCGCATCGAACTCCCCGGCCGTTTCGAGGACAACGCCGTGCCGATCGGTTTCCTGCGAGAACACGGCCTCACCGTCGAGGCCGCCGAGACCGTCGCCGAAGCCACCGAGACCGTGAAGGACCCGCGATGA
- a CDS encoding GNAT family N-acetyltransferase has product MGMSVTISAATDVDAEQILKLQYLCYQSEAALYGDYGIEPLTQTLDDLRAELARGCVLVARLGEEVVGSVRGRVEDDGTAVIGKLIVHPRMQRHGLGGRLLSAIEARLAEERSAKRYRLSTGHRSEGNIRLYRRLGYLPVATERVSPRLDMVTLEKFPEPPGQKAVRQDYAASA; this is encoded by the coding sequence ATGGGAATGAGCGTGACCATCTCCGCGGCGACGGACGTCGACGCGGAGCAGATCCTCAAACTGCAGTACCTGTGTTACCAGTCCGAGGCCGCGCTGTACGGCGACTACGGCATCGAGCCGCTCACCCAGACCCTCGACGACCTGCGCGCCGAACTGGCCCGCGGCTGCGTGCTCGTGGCCCGGCTCGGCGAGGAGGTCGTCGGATCGGTGCGCGGACGCGTGGAGGACGACGGCACGGCCGTGATCGGGAAGCTGATCGTGCATCCGCGCATGCAGCGGCACGGCCTGGGCGGACGGCTGTTGTCGGCGATCGAGGCGCGACTGGCGGAGGAACGCTCGGCCAAGCGCTACCGGCTCTCCACCGGCCACCGCAGCGAGGGCAACATCCGCCTCTACCGCAGGCTCGGCTACCTCCCCGTGGCCACCGAGCGGGTCTCGCCCCGGCTGGACATGGTCACCCTGGAGAAGTTCCCGGAGCCTCCGGGGCAGAAGGCCGTCCGACAGGACTACGCCGCCAGCGCCTGA
- a CDS encoding RNA polymerase sigma factor → MRSLLTAECAAEAVGQGVEPADLEQAVWLRWLERGRTLGPPSRPAAWLRAAVRAEVRSARRRARRETVYDPDAADGVGALGSAESAESRALRAERHRVLRAAVGRLPGRCPDVLAVLLSHRDLTYPEMARELGISQGSLGPVRSRCIDCLRRMLTTEVAPPGPRGRVR, encoded by the coding sequence CTGCGCTCCCTGCTCACGGCGGAGTGCGCCGCGGAGGCGGTCGGTCAGGGCGTCGAGCCCGCCGACCTCGAACAGGCCGTGTGGCTGCGGTGGTTGGAACGCGGGCGGACCCTGGGTCCGCCGTCCCGCCCGGCCGCCTGGCTGCGGGCGGCGGTGCGGGCCGAGGTGCGGAGCGCGCGCCGCAGGGCCCGGCGCGAGACCGTCTACGACCCGGACGCGGCGGACGGCGTCGGTGCGTTGGGAAGCGCCGAGAGCGCCGAGAGCCGTGCCCTGCGTGCCGAGCGGCACCGGGTACTGCGCGCGGCGGTGGGGCGACTGCCCGGACGGTGCCCCGACGTCCTGGCCGTCCTGCTCTCGCACCGCGACCTCACCTACCCCGAGATGGCCCGCGAGTTGGGAATCTCACAGGGCAGTCTGGGGCCGGTTCGTTCCCGTTGCATCGATTGTCTGCGCAGAATGCTCACGACGGAGGTTGCGCCCCCCGGCCCCCGGGGAAGGGTGCGGTAA
- a CDS encoding glycerophosphodiester phosphodiesterase → MGQVGRASGPDRRAVLGAAVLGAGAATLGPAATAAAAGRNGGGHGRPKLPVPTVVAHRGASGYRPEHTLGAYQLALDMGADVIEQDLVPTRDGHLVCRHENDITGTTDVADHPEFADRRTTKTVDGTRLTGWFTEDFTLAELKTLRATERIPDTRPNNTLYDGRWEVPSFEEVLRWAEREGRRRGRPVWLHVETKHPSYFRSLGLGLEERLAKLLRRYGRHRANSPTFLQSFEPSSMRRLDRLVETPRVVLLSSASSRPWDFVESGDPRTVADLVTPEGLKWISGFAQGIGPTLDLVIPRGADGRLGEPTTLVRDAHARGLLLHPYTHRNENRFLPADFRRGTDPDAFGDAFGALRTYFATGIDGIFSDHPDTALLAAEDFRRN, encoded by the coding sequence ATGGGACAGGTGGGACGGGCGTCGGGGCCGGACCGCAGGGCCGTACTGGGGGCGGCGGTGCTGGGCGCCGGAGCGGCGACGCTGGGGCCGGCCGCCACGGCCGCCGCGGCCGGCCGGAACGGCGGGGGGCACGGGCGTCCGAAGCTGCCGGTGCCCACCGTGGTCGCCCACCGGGGCGCCAGCGGCTACCGCCCCGAGCACACCCTGGGGGCGTACCAACTCGCCCTGGACATGGGCGCGGACGTCATCGAGCAGGATCTCGTCCCCACCCGTGACGGCCACCTGGTGTGCCGTCACGAGAACGACATCACCGGCACCACGGACGTGGCCGACCACCCGGAGTTCGCCGACCGCAGGACCACCAAGACGGTGGACGGCACGCGACTCACCGGTTGGTTCACCGAGGACTTCACCCTCGCCGAGCTGAAGACGCTGCGCGCCACCGAGCGCATCCCCGACACCCGCCCGAACAACACCCTCTACGACGGCCGTTGGGAGGTTCCCTCCTTCGAGGAGGTGCTGCGCTGGGCCGAGCGCGAGGGCCGCCGACGCGGACGCCCGGTCTGGCTCCACGTCGAGACCAAGCACCCCAGCTACTTCCGCTCGTTGGGCCTGGGCCTGGAGGAGCGGTTGGCGAAGCTGCTGCGCCGGTACGGACGGCACCGCGCGAACTCCCCGACGTTCCTGCAGTCGTTCGAGCCGAGCAGCATGCGGCGGCTGGACCGGCTGGTGGAGACCCCGCGCGTGGTGCTGCTGTCCTCGGCCTCCTCCCGGCCGTGGGACTTCGTGGAGTCCGGCGACCCGCGCACCGTGGCCGACCTGGTCACGCCCGAGGGGCTGAAGTGGATCTCCGGCTTCGCCCAGGGCATCGGCCCCACGCTGGACCTGGTGATCCCCCGGGGCGCGGACGGGCGGCTGGGGGAGCCCACCACACTGGTGCGCGACGCCCACGCCCGCGGCCTGCTGCTCCACCCCTACACCCACCGCAACGAGAACCGCTTCCTGCCCGCCGACTTCCGCCGCGGCACCGATCCCGACGCCTTCGGGGACGCCTTCGGAGCCCTGCGGACGTACTTCGCCACCGGCATCGACGGCATCTTCTCCGACCACCCGGACACCGCGCTGTTGGCCGCCGAGGACTTCCGCCGGAACTGA